A portion of the Tamandua tetradactyla isolate mTamTet1 chromosome 16, mTamTet1.pri, whole genome shotgun sequence genome contains these proteins:
- the ZNF45 gene encoding zinc finger protein 45 isoform X1 gives MPSPNSVLAQKKENKMTKLKEIRDPTDSKRLLGFKIGMKRERQEKRILSGDLAFLFGYLACSVSPLGIHPKKIIRQEAVTFKDVAVVFTEEELGLLDSAQRTLYQDVMLENFRNVVSVGHQSITSDVMPQLEREGKLWMMKTATQSCSGDKNLNEMETLPEIGLRYLSHEELFCSQIWQEVSRELTRGQDSMINTKGTSSQLQKPSEEFYKEKDFCKGLNQSSHLQIYQRIHTGEKPYKENECGKDFIWSSHFQINPNIHAGEKPYKCEKCDNTFRRFSTLQAHQRIHSREKSYEYDALCKGFSQRLYLHHHQRANTRDNPDKYEECGRNIRKSTHYQAHLVVHPGEKPYKCEECGVGFSQNSYLQVHQRVHTGNKPYKCEECGKGFSWRSRLQAHQRIHTGEKPYKCNACGKGFSYSSHLNIHCRIHTGEKPYKCEECGKGFSVGSHLQAHQISHTGEKPYKCEECGKGFCRASNLLDHQRGHTGEKPYQCDTCGKGFSRSSDFNIHFRVHTGEKPYKCEECGKGFSQASNLLAHQRGHTGEKPYKCGTCGKGFSRSSDLNVHCRIHTGEKPYKCEKCGKAFSQFSSLQVHQRVHTGEKPYQCAECGKGFSVGSQLQAHQRCHTGEKPYQCEECGKGFCRASNFLAHRGVHTGEKPYRCDVCGKRFRQRSYLQAHQRVHTGEKPYKCEECGKVFSWSSYLQAHQRVHTGEKPYKCEECGKGFSWSSSLIIHQRVHADEESDKDFTSSENSYRKEAV, from the exons ATGCCTTCCCCAAACTCTGTCCTTGCCCAGAAGAAGGAGAACAAAATGACCAAGCTCAAG GAAATCAGAGATCCAACTGATTCAAAAAGACTCCTAGGATTTAAAATTGGGATGAAGAGGGAGAGGCAAGAGAAAAGAATTCTATCAGGAGACTTAGCCTTTTTGTTTGGGTACTTAGCCTGTTCTG TTTCACCTCTTGGAATTCAtcctaagaaaataattagaCAG GAAGCAGTGACCTTCAAGGATGTAGCTGTGGTCTTCACTGAGGAGGAGCTGGGGCTGCTGGACTCTGCTCAAAGGACGCTGTACcaagatgtgatgctggagaacttCAGGAACGTGGTTTCAGTCG GGCATCAATCCATCACCTCAGATGTAATGCCTCAgttggagagagaaggaaagcttTGGATGATGAAGACAGCAACCCAAAGCTGTTCAG gagataaaaatttaaatgagatgGAGACTCTTCCAGAAATAGGATTACGATACCTGTCACATGAAGAGCTTTTCTGCTCACAAATCTGGCAAGAAGTTTCAAGGGAGTTAACCAGGGGTCAGGATTCCATGATAAATACTAAAGGAACTAGTTCTCAGTTGCAAAAACCAAGTGAGGAATTCTATAAAGAAAAGGACTTTTGCAAAGGCCTTAATCAGAGTTCACATTTGCAAATTTATCAGAGAatccacactggagaaaaaccctacaaaGAGAATGAGTGTGGAAAAGATTTCATTTGGAGTTCTCATTTTCAAATTAATCCGAACATCCATGCAGGAGAGAAGCcatataaatgtgaaaaatgtgatAATACCTTCCGTCGGTTTTCAACTCTTCAGGCCCATCAGAGAATCCACAGTAGAGAGAAATCATACGAATATGATGCATTGTGTAAGGGCTTCAGTCAAAGGTtatatcttcatcatcatcagaGAGCCAACACTAGAGATAATCCAGATAAATATGAGGAGTGTGGGAGGAATATCAGGAAGAGCACACATTATCAAGCCCATCTAGTAGTCCAcccaggagagaaaccctataaatgtgaGGAATGTGGAGTGGGCTTCAGTCAGAATTCATATCTTCAAGTCCATCAGAGAGTTCACACTGGAAATAAACCTTATAAATGTGAAGAGTGTGGGAAAGGCTTCAGTTGGCGTTCACGACTACAGGCTCATCAACGaatccacactggagagaaaccatataaatgCAATGCGTGCGGTAAGGGCTTTAGTTATAGTTCACACCTTAACATTCATTGTAGAATTCACACGggagagaaaccttataaatGTGAGGAGTGTGGAAAGGGCTTTAGTGTGGGTTCACACCTTCAAGCCCATCAGATAagccacactggagagaaaccatacaaATGTGAAGAGTGTGGGAAGGGCTTTTGTCGGGCCTCAAATCTTCTAGACCATCAGAGAggtcacactggagagaaaccttatcaGTGTGATACATGTGGTAAGGGCTTCAGTCGTAGCTCAGATTTTAACATTCATTTTCGAGTCCATACAGGAGAAAAGCCTTATAAATGTGAGGAATGTGGTAAGGGTTTCAGTCAGGCCTCAAATCTTCTGGCCCATCAAAGAGgccacactggagaaaaaccatacAAATGTGGAACATGTGGGAAGGGTTTCAGTCGTAGTTCAGATCTTAATGTTCATTGTAGAATCCACACAGGAGAGAAGCCCTATAAATGTGAGAAGTGTGGGAAGGCCTTTAGTCAGTTCTCAAGTCTTCAGGTCCATCAGAGagtccacactggagagaaaccatatcaATGTGCAGAGTGTGGTAAGGGTTTCAGTGTAGGTTCACAGCTTCAAGCCCATCAGAGATGCCATACCGGAGAGAAACCATACCAATGTGAGGAGTGTGGGAAGGGCTTCTGCAGGGCCTCAAATTTTCTGGCTCATCGTGGagtccacactggagagaaaccatatcgATGTGATGTATGTGGGAAGCGTTTCAGACAGAGATCATATCTTCAGGCTCATCAGAGGGTCCACACTGGGGAGAAACCATACAAATGTGAGGAGTGTGGGAAGGTCTTCAGTTGGAGTTCATACCTTCAAGCTCATCAGAGAGtccacactggagaaaaaccatacAAATGTGAGGAGTGTGGGAAAGGCTTCAGTTGGAGTTCAAGTCTAATAATTCATCAGCGAGTTCACGCTGATGAAGAGAGTGATAAAGACTTTACttcatcagagaattcatacaggaAAGAAGCGGTATAA
- the ZNF45 gene encoding zinc finger protein 45 isoform X2 has translation MPSPNSVLAQKKENKMTKLKEAVTFKDVAVVFTEEELGLLDSAQRTLYQDVMLENFRNVVSVGHQSITSDVMPQLEREGKLWMMKTATQSCSGDKNLNEMETLPEIGLRYLSHEELFCSQIWQEVSRELTRGQDSMINTKGTSSQLQKPSEEFYKEKDFCKGLNQSSHLQIYQRIHTGEKPYKENECGKDFIWSSHFQINPNIHAGEKPYKCEKCDNTFRRFSTLQAHQRIHSREKSYEYDALCKGFSQRLYLHHHQRANTRDNPDKYEECGRNIRKSTHYQAHLVVHPGEKPYKCEECGVGFSQNSYLQVHQRVHTGNKPYKCEECGKGFSWRSRLQAHQRIHTGEKPYKCNACGKGFSYSSHLNIHCRIHTGEKPYKCEECGKGFSVGSHLQAHQISHTGEKPYKCEECGKGFCRASNLLDHQRGHTGEKPYQCDTCGKGFSRSSDFNIHFRVHTGEKPYKCEECGKGFSQASNLLAHQRGHTGEKPYKCGTCGKGFSRSSDLNVHCRIHTGEKPYKCEKCGKAFSQFSSLQVHQRVHTGEKPYQCAECGKGFSVGSQLQAHQRCHTGEKPYQCEECGKGFCRASNFLAHRGVHTGEKPYRCDVCGKRFRQRSYLQAHQRVHTGEKPYKCEECGKVFSWSSYLQAHQRVHTGEKPYKCEECGKGFSWSSSLIIHQRVHADEESDKDFTSSENSYRKEAV, from the exons ATGCCTTCCCCAAACTCTGTCCTTGCCCAGAAGAAGGAGAACAAAATGACCAAGCTCAAG GAAGCAGTGACCTTCAAGGATGTAGCTGTGGTCTTCACTGAGGAGGAGCTGGGGCTGCTGGACTCTGCTCAAAGGACGCTGTACcaagatgtgatgctggagaacttCAGGAACGTGGTTTCAGTCG GGCATCAATCCATCACCTCAGATGTAATGCCTCAgttggagagagaaggaaagcttTGGATGATGAAGACAGCAACCCAAAGCTGTTCAG gagataaaaatttaaatgagatgGAGACTCTTCCAGAAATAGGATTACGATACCTGTCACATGAAGAGCTTTTCTGCTCACAAATCTGGCAAGAAGTTTCAAGGGAGTTAACCAGGGGTCAGGATTCCATGATAAATACTAAAGGAACTAGTTCTCAGTTGCAAAAACCAAGTGAGGAATTCTATAAAGAAAAGGACTTTTGCAAAGGCCTTAATCAGAGTTCACATTTGCAAATTTATCAGAGAatccacactggagaaaaaccctacaaaGAGAATGAGTGTGGAAAAGATTTCATTTGGAGTTCTCATTTTCAAATTAATCCGAACATCCATGCAGGAGAGAAGCcatataaatgtgaaaaatgtgatAATACCTTCCGTCGGTTTTCAACTCTTCAGGCCCATCAGAGAATCCACAGTAGAGAGAAATCATACGAATATGATGCATTGTGTAAGGGCTTCAGTCAAAGGTtatatcttcatcatcatcagaGAGCCAACACTAGAGATAATCCAGATAAATATGAGGAGTGTGGGAGGAATATCAGGAAGAGCACACATTATCAAGCCCATCTAGTAGTCCAcccaggagagaaaccctataaatgtgaGGAATGTGGAGTGGGCTTCAGTCAGAATTCATATCTTCAAGTCCATCAGAGAGTTCACACTGGAAATAAACCTTATAAATGTGAAGAGTGTGGGAAAGGCTTCAGTTGGCGTTCACGACTACAGGCTCATCAACGaatccacactggagagaaaccatataaatgCAATGCGTGCGGTAAGGGCTTTAGTTATAGTTCACACCTTAACATTCATTGTAGAATTCACACGggagagaaaccttataaatGTGAGGAGTGTGGAAAGGGCTTTAGTGTGGGTTCACACCTTCAAGCCCATCAGATAagccacactggagagaaaccatacaaATGTGAAGAGTGTGGGAAGGGCTTTTGTCGGGCCTCAAATCTTCTAGACCATCAGAGAggtcacactggagagaaaccttatcaGTGTGATACATGTGGTAAGGGCTTCAGTCGTAGCTCAGATTTTAACATTCATTTTCGAGTCCATACAGGAGAAAAGCCTTATAAATGTGAGGAATGTGGTAAGGGTTTCAGTCAGGCCTCAAATCTTCTGGCCCATCAAAGAGgccacactggagaaaaaccatacAAATGTGGAACATGTGGGAAGGGTTTCAGTCGTAGTTCAGATCTTAATGTTCATTGTAGAATCCACACAGGAGAGAAGCCCTATAAATGTGAGAAGTGTGGGAAGGCCTTTAGTCAGTTCTCAAGTCTTCAGGTCCATCAGAGagtccacactggagagaaaccatatcaATGTGCAGAGTGTGGTAAGGGTTTCAGTGTAGGTTCACAGCTTCAAGCCCATCAGAGATGCCATACCGGAGAGAAACCATACCAATGTGAGGAGTGTGGGAAGGGCTTCTGCAGGGCCTCAAATTTTCTGGCTCATCGTGGagtccacactggagagaaaccatatcgATGTGATGTATGTGGGAAGCGTTTCAGACAGAGATCATATCTTCAGGCTCATCAGAGGGTCCACACTGGGGAGAAACCATACAAATGTGAGGAGTGTGGGAAGGTCTTCAGTTGGAGTTCATACCTTCAAGCTCATCAGAGAGtccacactggagaaaaaccatacAAATGTGAGGAGTGTGGGAAAGGCTTCAGTTGGAGTTCAAGTCTAATAATTCATCAGCGAGTTCACGCTGATGAAGAGAGTGATAAAGACTTTACttcatcagagaattcatacaggaAAGAAGCGGTATAA
- the ZNF45 gene encoding zinc finger protein 45 isoform X3 yields the protein MLENFRNVVSVGHQSITSDVMPQLEREGKLWMMKTATQSCSGDKNLNEMETLPEIGLRYLSHEELFCSQIWQEVSRELTRGQDSMINTKGTSSQLQKPSEEFYKEKDFCKGLNQSSHLQIYQRIHTGEKPYKENECGKDFIWSSHFQINPNIHAGEKPYKCEKCDNTFRRFSTLQAHQRIHSREKSYEYDALCKGFSQRLYLHHHQRANTRDNPDKYEECGRNIRKSTHYQAHLVVHPGEKPYKCEECGVGFSQNSYLQVHQRVHTGNKPYKCEECGKGFSWRSRLQAHQRIHTGEKPYKCNACGKGFSYSSHLNIHCRIHTGEKPYKCEECGKGFSVGSHLQAHQISHTGEKPYKCEECGKGFCRASNLLDHQRGHTGEKPYQCDTCGKGFSRSSDFNIHFRVHTGEKPYKCEECGKGFSQASNLLAHQRGHTGEKPYKCGTCGKGFSRSSDLNVHCRIHTGEKPYKCEKCGKAFSQFSSLQVHQRVHTGEKPYQCAECGKGFSVGSQLQAHQRCHTGEKPYQCEECGKGFCRASNFLAHRGVHTGEKPYRCDVCGKRFRQRSYLQAHQRVHTGEKPYKCEECGKVFSWSSYLQAHQRVHTGEKPYKCEECGKGFSWSSSLIIHQRVHADEESDKDFTSSENSYRKEAV from the exons atgctggagaacttCAGGAACGTGGTTTCAGTCG GGCATCAATCCATCACCTCAGATGTAATGCCTCAgttggagagagaaggaaagcttTGGATGATGAAGACAGCAACCCAAAGCTGTTCAG gagataaaaatttaaatgagatgGAGACTCTTCCAGAAATAGGATTACGATACCTGTCACATGAAGAGCTTTTCTGCTCACAAATCTGGCAAGAAGTTTCAAGGGAGTTAACCAGGGGTCAGGATTCCATGATAAATACTAAAGGAACTAGTTCTCAGTTGCAAAAACCAAGTGAGGAATTCTATAAAGAAAAGGACTTTTGCAAAGGCCTTAATCAGAGTTCACATTTGCAAATTTATCAGAGAatccacactggagaaaaaccctacaaaGAGAATGAGTGTGGAAAAGATTTCATTTGGAGTTCTCATTTTCAAATTAATCCGAACATCCATGCAGGAGAGAAGCcatataaatgtgaaaaatgtgatAATACCTTCCGTCGGTTTTCAACTCTTCAGGCCCATCAGAGAATCCACAGTAGAGAGAAATCATACGAATATGATGCATTGTGTAAGGGCTTCAGTCAAAGGTtatatcttcatcatcatcagaGAGCCAACACTAGAGATAATCCAGATAAATATGAGGAGTGTGGGAGGAATATCAGGAAGAGCACACATTATCAAGCCCATCTAGTAGTCCAcccaggagagaaaccctataaatgtgaGGAATGTGGAGTGGGCTTCAGTCAGAATTCATATCTTCAAGTCCATCAGAGAGTTCACACTGGAAATAAACCTTATAAATGTGAAGAGTGTGGGAAAGGCTTCAGTTGGCGTTCACGACTACAGGCTCATCAACGaatccacactggagagaaaccatataaatgCAATGCGTGCGGTAAGGGCTTTAGTTATAGTTCACACCTTAACATTCATTGTAGAATTCACACGggagagaaaccttataaatGTGAGGAGTGTGGAAAGGGCTTTAGTGTGGGTTCACACCTTCAAGCCCATCAGATAagccacactggagagaaaccatacaaATGTGAAGAGTGTGGGAAGGGCTTTTGTCGGGCCTCAAATCTTCTAGACCATCAGAGAggtcacactggagagaaaccttatcaGTGTGATACATGTGGTAAGGGCTTCAGTCGTAGCTCAGATTTTAACATTCATTTTCGAGTCCATACAGGAGAAAAGCCTTATAAATGTGAGGAATGTGGTAAGGGTTTCAGTCAGGCCTCAAATCTTCTGGCCCATCAAAGAGgccacactggagaaaaaccatacAAATGTGGAACATGTGGGAAGGGTTTCAGTCGTAGTTCAGATCTTAATGTTCATTGTAGAATCCACACAGGAGAGAAGCCCTATAAATGTGAGAAGTGTGGGAAGGCCTTTAGTCAGTTCTCAAGTCTTCAGGTCCATCAGAGagtccacactggagagaaaccatatcaATGTGCAGAGTGTGGTAAGGGTTTCAGTGTAGGTTCACAGCTTCAAGCCCATCAGAGATGCCATACCGGAGAGAAACCATACCAATGTGAGGAGTGTGGGAAGGGCTTCTGCAGGGCCTCAAATTTTCTGGCTCATCGTGGagtccacactggagagaaaccatatcgATGTGATGTATGTGGGAAGCGTTTCAGACAGAGATCATATCTTCAGGCTCATCAGAGGGTCCACACTGGGGAGAAACCATACAAATGTGAGGAGTGTGGGAAGGTCTTCAGTTGGAGTTCATACCTTCAAGCTCATCAGAGAGtccacactggagaaaaaccatacAAATGTGAGGAGTGTGGGAAAGGCTTCAGTTGGAGTTCAAGTCTAATAATTCATCAGCGAGTTCACGCTGATGAAGAGAGTGATAAAGACTTTACttcatcagagaattcatacaggaAAGAAGCGGTATAA